In Hippea jasoniae, the genomic window AAATTAAACCAAAGGAACATGCACTATTAAAAGAGCCGATTCATTCAAGCATGTCAAGTGTGGGAGGTTGAGGTGGATTTCAGTCATTTCAATGAGCAGAAGCGGGCAAAGATGGTGGATGTAAGCAAAAAAGAACCAACATTGCGTATCGCAAGGGCATATGGAGAGGTTAAACTTTCAGAGAAGGCGTATATAGCTGTAAAAGAAGGTAGAGTTAAAAAGGGCGATGTATTGGCTGTTGCCCAAGTAGGTGGTATTATGGGTGCAAAACAGACTCCCTATCTTATACCTATGTGCCATCCGTTAAATATTGAGGGTGTTGATATAAATTTTGAGATGGATGATGAAAATAATACGATTAAAATCTTCTCAGAGGTGAAGATTACACATAAAACGGGTGTTGAAATGGAGGCATTGACTGCCGTATCTATTGCGGCATTAACAATTTATGATATGTGTAAGGCGATTGATAGGGCAATAGAGATAAAGCAGATCAAGCTTATCTACAAAGAAGGTGGAAAAAGCGGTATATTCAAAGCCCAATAATTAAAGTATAGACAAACCTTTCCAAATTTTATAAGTTAAAACATAAAAAGGAGGTGAAAGATGAAAAGAATTATTACTGTTCTATTTTTACTGCTGGCTATTTTATATGGATTGAATAGCTTTGCTATAGATGTTGAAAATATTGTGTGTGGAAGCGGTGTAAAAAACAGACAGATTATAAATCCATCGGATGAGTTTAAGGTTGGTGGTAAAGTCTGGTGTTTAAGCATAATTACACATATCAAAAAGCCCACCTTTATTATTCATCGATGGGTTTTTGAGGGAAGACATTTCGATGTAAAACTAAAGGTTTTACCCTATAGAAGATTTAGAACATGGTCTTACAAAACCATATATCCATCGATGAAAGGCGTATGGAAGTTAGAGATTCTGGATAGCAATAAAAATTTGTTGAAAGAAAAAATATTTGTAGTGAGGTAGGGTATGTTTTTACTGGGAAGAAAAAAGGAAGAGCAGACTACCTTGCAGTCAAATGTGGTTGATAGATTTGTAGATGAAGTGTTAAGGGATAAAGAAAAAGAGCTATCCAATGAGGATAAAAATATACTTAAACAGGGTAATTTTATTGAAAAAATAGAAAAGCTCCTTGAGATTCTGTATATGGATGTTTACAGTTGGCGGTTCTTTAGAGAGAACTTTTTTATTATATTTGCAGTGAGTCCGCAGAGGAGATTTCTTTATTTTAATAAGGCTTTTGAGGAGATTACAGGTTTTAGTAGAAATGAACTTTTAAATGTTGATTCAGCTGCAAAGATTCTCTGGCCTCAAAATCCGCCTGAGTGTTATGTATGTAAGATTGTAATGCGCTCTCTCAATGAGCAGCGGGTTGTTGTGGAAGAAGCCAAGATTGCAAACAGAAACGGTGAGATTATACCTGTAATGGTTAACGCTATGCCGATTGTGAAAGATGGCAGTGTCGTTTATATTTATGTGATATTGAGGGATTTAAGGGAAGAAGTTAAAAAGAGAGAGGAGTATTTAAGAGAAAATGTTGAATATATCAGCAGTATATTGAATAGAGTAGCAGAGGGCGATATAGCTGAGAAGATTTATATAGAGGAGGATAATCAACTCAAAGCACTTGAGGCACCAATAAATGCCATAATTGAGAGTCTTCAGACGGTGGTTGGCGGTATTAAATCCTCAGCGGAAGTGGCTGATAATATTGCCAGTGATGTTAAAGGTAATGTTGAGCAGGTTGAAAAGTGGAATAACGAGATATTCTTAAAATCCCAATCAGAACTTACACAGCTTGCAAAGCAGCTGGGTAAGGCAACAGCAAACATAGAAAATATCGTGAATCTAATTAGGGATATAGCAGAGCAAACAAATCTACTGGCTCTGAATGCCGCAATTGAGGCAGCCCGCGCTGGTGAGGCTGGACGAGGCTTTGCCGTTGTAGCAGATGAAGTGAGAAATCTTGCAGAAAAAAGTCAAAGGGCAACAGGTGATATAGCAGAAGCCATTAAGGCCATAGAAAACAGTGCAAATCAGATGATAGATAAAATAGAGGTAAACAGCGAGTTTTCCAATCAGTTGATAGGTACAGTTTCATCACTGAGAGATAATATCGAGGCATTGAATCAACACATAAAAGAGTTAATGGATAGCGTTTCTGTATTTAATGTATGAGGGGTGAGGCTATGGGAATGACGATTTCTCAAAAGATTCTTGCAAAAAAGAGCAATAAAAAGGAGGTAAAAGCAGGGG contains:
- the moaC gene encoding cyclic pyranopterin monophosphate synthase MoaC produces the protein MDFSHFNEQKRAKMVDVSKKEPTLRIARAYGEVKLSEKAYIAVKEGRVKKGDVLAVAQVGGIMGAKQTPYLIPMCHPLNIEGVDINFEMDDENNTIKIFSEVKITHKTGVEMEALTAVSIAALTIYDMCKAIDRAIEIKQIKLIYKEGGKSGIFKAQ
- a CDS encoding DUF2914 domain-containing protein, whose protein sequence is MKRIITVLFLLLAILYGLNSFAIDVENIVCGSGVKNRQIINPSDEFKVGGKVWCLSIITHIKKPTFIIHRWVFEGRHFDVKLKVLPYRRFRTWSYKTIYPSMKGVWKLEILDSNKNLLKEKIFVVR
- a CDS encoding methyl-accepting chemotaxis protein codes for the protein MRDLREEVKKREEYLRENVEYISSILNRVAEGDIAEKIYIEEDNQLKALEAPINAIIESLQTVVGGIKSSAEVADNIASDVKGNVEQVEKWNNEIFLKSQSELTQLAKQLGKATANIENIVNLIRDIAEQTNLLALNAAIEAARAGEAGRGFAVVADEVRNLAEKSQRATGDIAEAIKAIENSANQMIDKIEVNSEFSNQLIGTVSSLRDNIEALNQHIKELMDSVSVFNV